A single window of Longimicrobiales bacterium DNA harbors:
- a CDS encoding penicillin acylase family protein encodes MNTTFRRGALACLALSCVTHAPVLAQQQSFATLARESLAQIEGELSVPGLQAEVEVIRDEWGVPHIYAQNRHDLFFAQGFVQAQDRLWQIDMWRRTNEGRLAEIMGPEAFEHDRLARLLMYRGDWDAEFPSYHPDGRAIFQAFADGVNAFIEHAGDNLPVEYKLTGLKPLPWTPESSTGRVATALPLGQAREELRLAMQVARLGIEEVNRREAPGRAAWIDLELPEGLDVSIITDDVLDALGHFRSAPPRPPLLPEYQQWADALASENDGAQETSPGSNNWVASGRLTKSGKVLLANDPHRAVMNPSLRYLVHLEAPDYRVIGSTEPAIPGVAIGHNGRIGWGLTIVGTDQADVFVERLNPADLDQAMYRGEWYPLRIVVDTIRVRGESARVVEHRYSRHGPVFYVDSANHVAYAIRSTSTEPGTAGYLAALRLAEVADCHGFIDAMAYWKAPSENMVCGDVDGNIAWLAAALSPRRIGGWYGRLPVPGDGQYAWDGFRSHTELPQEFNPPRGWVGTANNDIQPPGYSPPLMFPRGPSARMHRLNEMFAGASGLTVEDFERMQNDAVYPWFVSQDRAFFEGWVADDPTVEWARGLIAAWDGTYHRSSPEAALHYYWRRVMPDSVFSSVGLSSGSRVSMAPAALGAAVDSLRARLGADREGWRWGRIHRSELPHPFVRPYDLGAVERNGGGGTVAATGATFRFIVDFSDFDNSRVTNAPGQSGQPGSPFYGNLVRVWGDGGYFPLVWSRGAVEGRAAHRLRLSDEIR; translated from the coding sequence ATGAATACGACGTTCCGACGCGGCGCCCTCGCGTGCCTCGCGCTCTCGTGCGTGACGCACGCTCCTGTCCTTGCCCAGCAGCAGAGCTTCGCGACGCTTGCACGCGAGTCGCTCGCGCAGATCGAGGGCGAGCTGTCGGTGCCCGGCCTGCAGGCGGAAGTCGAGGTCATCCGCGACGAGTGGGGCGTGCCGCACATCTACGCGCAGAACCGGCACGACCTGTTCTTCGCGCAGGGCTTCGTGCAGGCGCAGGACCGGCTCTGGCAGATCGACATGTGGCGGCGCACGAACGAGGGGCGGCTCGCCGAGATCATGGGGCCCGAAGCGTTCGAGCACGACCGGCTCGCACGGCTGCTCATGTATCGCGGCGACTGGGATGCCGAGTTCCCGAGCTATCACCCCGATGGCCGCGCGATCTTCCAGGCGTTCGCCGACGGCGTGAACGCATTCATCGAACACGCCGGCGACAACCTGCCCGTCGAGTACAAGCTGACCGGGCTGAAGCCGTTGCCGTGGACACCCGAATCATCGACCGGCCGCGTCGCAACCGCGCTGCCGCTCGGCCAGGCGCGCGAGGAATTGCGCCTCGCGATGCAGGTTGCACGGCTCGGCATCGAGGAAGTGAACCGTCGCGAAGCGCCCGGCCGCGCCGCGTGGATCGACCTCGAGCTGCCCGAGGGGCTCGACGTCTCGATCATCACCGACGACGTCCTCGACGCCCTAGGTCATTTCCGCAGCGCACCGCCGCGGCCGCCGCTCCTGCCCGAGTACCAGCAGTGGGCCGACGCGCTCGCCTCCGAGAACGACGGCGCGCAGGAGACCTCGCCCGGCAGCAACAACTGGGTCGCGAGCGGCCGGCTGACGAAGAGCGGCAAGGTCCTGCTCGCGAACGACCCGCACCGCGCGGTGATGAACCCGTCGCTGCGCTACCTCGTGCACCTCGAGGCGCCCGACTACCGCGTGATCGGATCGACGGAGCCGGCGATCCCGGGTGTGGCGATCGGACACAACGGCAGAATCGGCTGGGGACTCACAATCGTCGGCACCGACCAGGCGGACGTGTTCGTCGAGCGGTTGAATCCGGCGGATCTCGACCAGGCGATGTACCGCGGTGAGTGGTACCCGCTGCGCATCGTCGTGGACACGATCCGGGTGCGTGGAGAGTCAGCGCGGGTGGTCGAGCATCGGTACAGCAGGCATGGGCCGGTGTTCTATGTCGATTCGGCGAATCACGTCGCGTACGCGATCCGCTCGACGAGCACGGAGCCGGGGACGGCGGGATACCTCGCGGCGCTGCGACTGGCCGAGGTCGCCGACTGCCACGGCTTCATCGACGCGATGGCGTACTGGAAGGCGCCGTCCGAGAACATGGTCTGTGGCGACGTCGACGGGAACATCGCGTGGCTCGCGGCTGCATTGTCGCCGCGACGGATCGGCGGGTGGTACGGGCGGCTGCCGGTGCCCGGGGATGGGCAGTACGCGTGGGATGGCTTCCGCAGTCACACGGAGCTGCCGCAGGAGTTCAATCCGCCTCGTGGGTGGGTCGGCACCGCGAACAACGACATCCAGCCGCCGGGTTACTCGCCGCCGCTGATGTTTCCGCGGGGGCCGAGTGCGCGGATGCATCGTCTTAACGAAATGTTTGCGGGCGCGTCCGGTCTGACGGTCGAGGACTTCGAGCGGATGCAGAACGACGCGGTCTATCCGTGGTTCGTGTCACAGGACCGTGCTTTCTTCGAGGGGTGGGTTGCGGACGATCCGACGGTGGAGTGGGCGCGGGGGCTGATCGCTGCGTGGGATGGGACGTACCATCGGTCGAGTCCGGAGGCGGCGCTGCATTATTACTGGCGGCGGGTGATGCCGGATTCGGTGTTTTCTTCGGTTGGTTTATCATCGGGCTCGCGCGTCTCGATGGCTCCTGCGGCGTTGGGTGCGGCGGTGGACAGTCTGCGTGCCCGGTTGGGGGCGGATCGGGAAGGGTGGCGGTGGGGGCGGATCCATCGGTCGGAGCTGCCGCATCCGTTTGTGCGGCCGTATGACCTGGGGGCGGTGGAAAGGAATGGGGGCGGGGGAACTGTCGCTGCTACGGGTGCGACGTTCCGGTTCATCGTGGACTTCAGTGACTTCGACAATTCGCGGGTGACGAATGCTCCGGGGCAGTCTGGGCAGCCGGGGAGTCCGTTCTATGGGAATCTAGTGAGGGTGTGGGGGGACGGTGGGTATTTTCCGCTGGTGTGGTCGAGAGGGGCGGTGGAGGGGCGAGCGGCGCACCGACTGAGGCTTAGCGACGAAATCCGCTGA